One genomic window of Polyangium aurulentum includes the following:
- a CDS encoding site-2 protease family protein, giving the protein MDPRHLSERDAEAGLASPGIDPYADDGYAERRFGRREQATEFRWKTNLWLFLLTVLTTLLAGVIYNHGGALPDDMGFVGLLRALPSGWNLSVPLLAILLTHEFGHYFAARYHGVPASLPYFIPFPVINPVGTMGAVIAMPERIRSRNALLDIGAAGPLAGLVVAIPVLVIGLMGSKVGPMPEHGALEGQSILYIALKRIVLGPIPEGWDVNLNATAMAGWAGLLVTMLNLLPVSQLDGGHIAYALFGPKQNRFARLLHFALLVPVFVNFCRFVPQAILTHGDVEMALGNSVSWLPWFGILFVLKRFAGENHPPTDPGELSPVRKAVAVFSLVLFVLLFMPTVMTVH; this is encoded by the coding sequence ATGGATCCGCGCCACCTGTCCGAGCGGGACGCCGAAGCCGGCCTCGCGAGCCCCGGGATCGATCCGTACGCTGATGACGGCTACGCCGAACGACGCTTCGGCCGGCGCGAACAGGCGACCGAGTTTCGTTGGAAGACGAATCTGTGGCTCTTTCTGCTGACGGTCTTGACCACGCTCCTCGCGGGCGTGATCTACAACCACGGCGGCGCGCTCCCGGACGACATGGGCTTCGTCGGGCTCCTCCGCGCGCTGCCCTCGGGCTGGAATCTGTCGGTTCCGCTGCTCGCGATCCTGTTGACGCACGAGTTCGGTCATTACTTCGCCGCGCGCTACCACGGCGTGCCGGCCTCGCTGCCCTATTTCATCCCGTTCCCCGTGATCAACCCGGTGGGCACGATGGGCGCGGTCATCGCCATGCCGGAGCGGATCCGGTCGCGTAATGCCCTGCTCGACATCGGCGCGGCGGGTCCGCTCGCGGGGCTCGTGGTGGCCATCCCGGTGCTCGTCATCGGCCTCATGGGCTCGAAGGTCGGGCCCATGCCCGAGCACGGGGCGCTCGAGGGACAGAGCATCCTCTACATCGCATTGAAGCGCATCGTCCTCGGGCCCATCCCGGAGGGCTGGGACGTCAATCTCAACGCCACCGCAATGGCCGGCTGGGCCGGTCTGCTCGTGACGATGTTGAACCTCCTGCCGGTGAGCCAGCTCGATGGCGGGCACATCGCCTACGCGCTCTTCGGGCCGAAGCAGAATCGATTTGCGCGCCTGCTGCACTTTGCTCTGCTCGTGCCGGTCTTCGTGAATTTCTGCCGGTTCGTGCCGCAGGCCATCCTCACGCACGGCGACGTGGAGATGGCCCTTGGGAACTCGGTCTCCTGGCTGCCGTGGTTCGGGATCCTGTTCGTCCTCAAGCGCTTTGCAGGCGAGAATCACCCCCCCACCGATCCAGGCGAGCTTTCGCCCGTGCGCAAGGCCGTGGCGGTGTTCTCGCTCGTCTTGTTCGTGCTCCTGTTCATGCCCACGGTGATGACCGTGCACTGA
- the mobA gene encoding molybdenum cofactor guanylyltransferase, with translation MTADVIPGLGAVVLCGGMSRRMGRPKALLPFGGEVLLQRVVRRLSEAAWPIVVVRAPGQELPSLPSDVRVAEDHLEGRGPLQGLAAGLAMLEGIADAAFVSSTDAPFVEPALVRYLFGLQGRAYDVVVPHVDGHHHPLAAIYGVSVRPEIDRLLSEDRLRPFFLLERVRTLVVAEAQLREAPEIVAVDPELRALRNMNTPADYVAALQDAGLWDPTTGG, from the coding sequence ATGACAGCGGATGTGATTCCGGGTCTTGGCGCCGTCGTGCTCTGCGGGGGCATGAGCCGGCGCATGGGTCGACCCAAGGCGTTGCTGCCCTTCGGCGGCGAGGTGCTCTTGCAGCGCGTCGTGCGCCGACTCTCGGAGGCTGCGTGGCCGATCGTCGTCGTGCGCGCGCCGGGGCAGGAGCTGCCGAGCCTCCCCTCCGACGTGCGCGTCGCCGAGGATCACCTCGAAGGTCGCGGCCCGCTGCAAGGGCTCGCGGCAGGGCTCGCGATGCTCGAGGGCATCGCCGATGCGGCGTTCGTCTCTTCGACCGACGCGCCCTTCGTGGAGCCTGCGCTCGTGCGCTACCTGTTCGGCTTGCAAGGCCGCGCGTACGACGTGGTCGTGCCGCACGTCGATGGCCACCATCACCCGCTCGCGGCGATCTACGGCGTTTCCGTGCGTCCCGAGATCGACCGGCTGCTCTCCGAGGATCGCCTGCGCCCGTTCTTTCTGTTGGAGCGCGTGCGGACGCTGGTCGTCGCCGAGGCGCAGCTCCGCGAAGCGCCCGAGATCGTGGCCGTCGATCCCGAGCTGCGCGCGCTGCGCAACATGAACACGCCTGCGGACTACGTCGCCGCGTTGCAGGACGCGGGGCTCTGGGATCCGACGACGGGGGGCTAG